One Nicotiana tomentosiformis chromosome 4, ASM39032v3, whole genome shotgun sequence genomic window carries:
- the LOC138909394 gene encoding uncharacterized protein → MFPGVHLPLGFKTPKFAKYDGHGDPIAHLKRYCNQLRGAGRNEELLMAYFGESLTGVASEWFIDQDTSHWHVWDDMARAFVRQFQYNIDIAPDRNSLSNLKKKSTESFREYAIKWREQAARVKPPMDDHELITVFLQAQEADYFQNMMSAVGKSFSEAIKIGEMVENGLKTGKIISLAVLKAATQAVQIESDNFSDTNEKDEETMMTIRSRRGPRRTSRKYEQPHQVFDNSPEHYYPPQNPEYSIAPLQYVVQPPKHPRR, encoded by the coding sequence ATGTTCCCCGGTGTTCatttgccacttggtttcaagactcccaaatttgcaaagtatgatggacacggagACCCCATAGCTcacttgaaaaggtattgcaatcagctaagaggtgcgggaagaaatgaagaattgctaatggcttattttggggaaagcttGACAGGGGTGGCCTCTGAATGGTTTATTGATCAAGAcacctctcactggcatgtctgggatgacatggcccggGCCTTCGTCAGACAATTCCAGTACAATATCGACATCGCCCCAGACCGCAATTCCCTttctaacttgaagaagaaatcgaCTGAAAGCTTCAGggaatatgccattaaatggagagagcaagcagctagagttaagccacccatggatgaccacgagctaatcactgtcttccttcaggctcaagaggcagattattttcaaaacatgatgtccgcagTGGGGAAATCCTTCTCGgaagcaatcaaaattggggaaatggttgagaatggccttAAGACAGGCAAAATTATAAGTCTAGCAGTTCTCAAAGCTGCAACTCAGGCTGTCCAAATTGAATCTGATAATTTTAGTGACACgaatgagaaggatgaagaaaccatGATGACAATAAGGTCGAGAAGAGGTCCTAGGAGAACATCTCGAAAGTATGAGCAGCCTCATCAGGTTTTCGATAATTCCCCTGAGCACTACTATCCACCTCAGAACCCAGAATACTCTATTGCTCCACTTCAGTATGTTGTCCAGCCACCAAAACACCCCAGAAGGTGA
- the LOC138909395 gene encoding uncharacterized protein, giving the protein MKNNGRGYAKPDNKEALPQNKKDIFTKTRKKDQQALTLIHQCLDDVMFEKVTDATTSKEAWRILQISLQGVDKVRKVKLQTLRADFEVIKIKESECNSDYCSKVKAVVNQLRKYREDIEDACVAEKILRILIPKFDFVVCAIEESKDLDSMMVEQLEGFLQAHKEKIKRRQEVSLE; this is encoded by the exons atgaaaAATAATG GTAGAGGGTATGCAAAACCCGATAATAAGGAAGCTCTgcctcaaaataaaaaagatatctttacaaagacaaggaagaaggatcaacaagccctTACGCTCATCCACCAATGTTTGGATGATGTCATGTTTGAGAAGGTGACAGATGCTACTACCTCAAAGGAAGCTTGGAGGATTTTACAAATTTCTCTTCAAGGAGTAgacaaggtgaggaaggtaaaacttcaaactctaagggctgattttgaagttataaaaataaaagaatccgAATGCAATtcagattattgttcaaaagtaaaGGCTGTTGTAAATCAACTAAGAAAATACAGGGAGGACATAGAAGATGCATGTGTGGCAGAAAAGATCCTTCGCATTTTAAtacctaaatttgattttgtggtgtgtgctattgaggagtctaaagatttagactctatgatggTAGAGCAATTGGAGGGATTTTTACAGGCCCATAAAGAAAAGATCAAAAGGAGACAAGAAGTGTCATTGGAGTaa